The Micromonospora krabiensis genome window below encodes:
- a CDS encoding glycoside hydrolase family 95 protein yields MSDLTRRQALKIGAAGAGGALLPLSWTAVARADAAAPPQVQAAGDLALWYDEAAGADWLRALPIGNGRLGAMVFGNVDAERLQLNEDTVWAGGPHDPSNPRGAGALAEIRRLVFAGQWTQAQNLVNQNMMGNPGGQLAYQTVGNLRLTFPSSGGASAYNRVLDLTTATTSTTYVVNGVRHQREVFASAPDQIIAMRLTADRAASITFTATFDSPQRTTVSSPDGSTIALDGISGNQEGVTGAVRFLALANAVVSGGTVSSSGGTLRVTGATSVTLLISIGSSYVNYRNVGGDYQGIARRHLSAARASSYDQLRARHVADYQALFGRVGLDLGRTAAADQPTDVRIAQHNSVTDPQFSALLFQFGRYLLISSSRPGTQPANLQGIWNDSLTPAWDSKYTINANLPMNYWPANTTNLAECHGPVFDLVRDLAVSGARTAQVQYGAGGWVTHHNTDAWRATSVVDGAFWGMWQTGGAWLATLIWDHYLFNGDVEFLRANYPAMKGAAQFFLDTLVTEPTLGYLVTNPSNSPEIAHHQDASVCAGPTMDNQILRDLFDACARASEILNVDATFRAQVRATRDRLPPMKVGARGNIQEWLYDWVETEQNHRHISHLYGLAPSNQITRRGTPQLFQAARRTLELRGDDGTGWSLAWKINFWARMEEGNRAHDLIRYLATPARLAPNMFDLHPPFQIDGNFGATAGIAEMLLQSHIGELHVLPALPSAWPNGRVSGLRARGGHTVGITWNNGQAGEVLLRPDRAGTVRLRGRLFAGSHTVVDTADGTSVQTTRIESDLVELTVRAGRTYRMTGSATTPTLEQSFSNASTSNDTNTNAGNVDGNGASFSAQALAQAGITPGATLSRNGIAFRWPAVAPGGADNAIASGQSVSVTGTGRTLGFLLTGTYGAVSGTGAVVYTDGTRQTFTLSTPDWYGGPHAGGTAAVVTAYQNRPGNQRVTTPACVYYVGVTLQNKPVTRVDLPNISARPAAGVPTMHIFAIAIGA; encoded by the coding sequence ATGTCAGACCTGACCCGACGCCAGGCTCTCAAGATCGGCGCAGCCGGAGCCGGTGGCGCCCTGCTGCCGCTGTCGTGGACCGCCGTGGCACGCGCCGACGCGGCCGCACCGCCGCAGGTCCAGGCGGCCGGCGACCTGGCGCTCTGGTACGACGAGGCGGCGGGCGCCGACTGGCTGCGCGCGCTGCCCATCGGCAACGGCAGGCTCGGCGCGATGGTGTTCGGCAACGTCGACGCCGAGCGACTCCAACTCAACGAGGACACGGTGTGGGCCGGCGGTCCACACGATCCCAGCAATCCCCGGGGCGCCGGGGCCCTGGCGGAGATCCGCCGGCTGGTCTTCGCGGGCCAGTGGACCCAGGCCCAGAATCTGGTCAACCAGAACATGATGGGCAACCCCGGTGGCCAGCTGGCCTACCAGACCGTCGGCAACCTCCGGCTGACCTTCCCGTCCTCGGGCGGGGCGTCGGCGTACAACCGGGTCCTCGACCTGACCACCGCGACCACCTCGACGACGTACGTGGTGAACGGCGTCCGACACCAGCGCGAGGTCTTCGCCAGCGCGCCGGACCAGATCATCGCGATGCGGCTGACCGCCGACCGGGCCGCCTCGATCACGTTCACGGCGACCTTCGACAGCCCGCAGCGTACGACCGTCTCCAGCCCGGACGGCAGCACCATCGCCCTCGACGGGATCTCCGGCAACCAGGAGGGCGTCACCGGCGCCGTCCGCTTCCTGGCCCTGGCCAACGCCGTCGTGAGCGGTGGCACGGTGTCCAGCTCGGGCGGCACCCTGCGGGTCACCGGTGCCACCAGCGTGACCCTGCTGATCTCGATCGGCTCCAGCTACGTCAACTACCGCAATGTCGGAGGCGACTACCAGGGCATCGCGCGCCGGCACCTGAGCGCCGCGCGGGCCAGCAGCTACGACCAGCTCCGCGCCCGGCACGTGGCCGACTATCAGGCGCTGTTCGGGCGGGTCGGCCTCGACCTGGGTCGCACCGCCGCCGCCGACCAGCCCACCGACGTCCGGATCGCCCAGCACAACAGCGTCACCGACCCGCAGTTCTCCGCGCTGTTGTTCCAGTTCGGCCGATACCTGCTCATCTCGTCCTCGCGTCCAGGCACCCAGCCCGCGAACCTCCAGGGCATCTGGAACGACTCGCTCACACCGGCGTGGGACTCGAAATACACCATCAACGCCAACCTGCCGATGAACTACTGGCCGGCGAACACCACTAACCTGGCCGAGTGCCACGGTCCGGTCTTCGACCTGGTTCGGGACCTCGCCGTCTCCGGGGCGCGGACCGCCCAGGTGCAGTACGGCGCCGGCGGCTGGGTCACCCACCACAACACCGACGCGTGGCGGGCCACCTCGGTGGTGGACGGCGCGTTCTGGGGCATGTGGCAGACCGGTGGGGCCTGGCTGGCCACCCTGATCTGGGACCACTACCTGTTCAACGGCGACGTCGAGTTCCTGCGCGCCAACTACCCGGCGATGAAGGGGGCCGCACAGTTCTTCCTCGACACCCTGGTCACCGAGCCGACCCTCGGCTACCTCGTCACCAACCCGTCCAACTCCCCGGAGATCGCGCACCACCAGGACGCCAGCGTGTGTGCCGGACCCACCATGGACAACCAGATCCTGCGCGACCTCTTCGACGCCTGTGCCCGGGCGAGTGAGATCCTCAACGTCGACGCCACCTTCCGGGCCCAGGTCCGCGCCACCCGGGACCGGCTCCCACCGATGAAGGTGGGAGCGCGCGGCAACATCCAGGAGTGGCTCTACGACTGGGTGGAGACCGAGCAGAACCACCGGCACATCTCGCACCTCTACGGGTTGGCCCCGAGCAACCAGATCACCCGACGCGGCACCCCGCAGCTGTTCCAGGCCGCACGGCGGACGCTGGAGCTGCGCGGCGACGACGGCACCGGCTGGTCGTTGGCTTGGAAGATCAATTTCTGGGCACGGATGGAGGAGGGCAACCGGGCCCACGACCTGATCCGTTACCTCGCGACCCCCGCCCGGCTCGCGCCGAACATGTTCGACCTGCACCCGCCGTTCCAGATCGACGGCAACTTCGGCGCCACGGCCGGCATCGCGGAGATGCTGCTGCAGAGCCACATCGGCGAGCTGCACGTCCTGCCCGCGCTGCCGTCGGCCTGGCCCAACGGCCGGGTGAGCGGCCTGCGGGCCCGCGGCGGGCACACCGTCGGCATCACCTGGAACAACGGCCAGGCCGGCGAGGTCCTCCTCCGTCCCGACCGCGCCGGCACCGTACGACTGCGCGGAAGGCTCTTCGCGGGCAGCCACACCGTCGTCGACACCGCCGACGGCACGTCGGTCCAGACCACCCGGATCGAGAGCGACCTCGTCGAACTGACCGTCCGAGCCGGACGCACCTACCGGATGACCGGCTCGGCGACCACACCGACGCTGGAGCAGAGCTTCAGCAACGCCAGCACGAGCAACGACACCAACACCAACGCCGGGAACGTCGACGGCAACGGCGCCAGCTTCTCGGCGCAGGCCCTGGCCCAGGCCGGCATAACGCCCGGTGCCACGCTGAGCCGCAACGGGATCGCGTTCCGTTGGCCCGCCGTCGCCCCCGGCGGCGCGGACAACGCCATCGCCTCGGGGCAGTCCGTCAGTGTGACCGGCACCGGACGCACCCTCGGATTCCTCCTGACCGGCACCTACGGCGCCGTCTCCGGAACCGGCGCGGTGGTCTACACCGACGGCACCCGCCAGACGTTCACGCTCAGCACGCCCGACTGGTACGGCGGACCGCACGCCGGTGGGACCGCCGCCGTCGTGACCGCGTACCAGAACCGGCCGGGCAACCAGCGCGTGACCACCCCGGCGTGCGTCTACTACGTGGGCGTGACACTGCAGAACAAGCCGGTGACCCGGGTGGATCTGCCCAACATCAGCGCCCGACCGGCAGCCGGTGTGCCGACGATGCACATCTTCGCCATCGCGATCGGGGCCTGA
- a CDS encoding beta-L-arabinofuranosidase domain-containing protein has protein sequence MSSPPLNRRLLFKSAGAAAVATAAGAAVAAPAGAALPPVRSDIGVSAYAFEPGQVRLTAGRWQDNQNRTLTYLRFVDVNRLLYNFRANHGLSTAGAAPTGGWDAPTFPFRTHMQGHFLTAWAHAWAVLGDTTCRDKANQMVAELAKCQANNAAVGFTAGYLSGFPESDFTALEARTLSNGNVPYYCLHKTLAGLLDVWRLVGNTQARDVLLALAGWVDWRTGRLTAAQTQAMLGTEFGGMNAVLTDLYQQTGTARWLTVAQRFDHNAVFNPLAANTDQLNGLHANTQVPKWIGAAREYKATGTTRYRDIASNAWTMTVNAHTYVIGGNSQAEHFRAPHAIAGYLRADTCEACNTYNMLKLTRELWLLDPSRAAYFDFYERALLNHMIGQQNPADSHGHVTYFTPLHPGGRRGVGPAWGGGTWSTDYNSFWCCQGTGLETNTTLMDSIYFHNGTTLTVNLFMPSVLTWSQRGITVTQSTTYPVSDTTTLTVTGSVGGSWTMRIRIPAWTSGATVSVNGTPQTIATTPGSYASLTRSWTSGDVVTVRLPMRVVLAAANDNAAVQAVTYGPVVLSGNYGNTSLSGLPTLNTASITRTSGSALTFTAVANGATVNLGPFYDAHGHNYTVYWSGGGGGGNDATFRLANAASGLVLGIRDMSTADGGLALQWADSGTADHDWQLLVDASTVRLRNAHSGKVLGVENMSTADDARVLQWTDNGTADHNWAIVDVGDGTHKLRNAHTGKLLAISGGSTSQGAQAVQDQDNGGLDNQWRFLPNGARRIQNLASGLVLGVQNMSTADGGLVIQWGDSGTADHLWTAVVDTGGYLRLRNSHSGKVLGVEGGATTAGARILQWTDNGAADQRWRLRYGGGGYFRVQCANGGRVLGVSGGSGSQGAQVVLGNDSGAADQRWRFV, from the coding sequence ATGTCCTCTCCCCCGCTCAACCGCCGGCTGCTGTTCAAGTCCGCCGGCGCCGCCGCCGTCGCGACCGCCGCGGGCGCCGCCGTGGCCGCCCCCGCCGGGGCGGCGCTGCCCCCGGTCCGGTCCGACATCGGCGTATCCGCGTACGCCTTCGAGCCCGGCCAGGTCCGGTTGACCGCCGGACGATGGCAGGACAACCAGAACCGCACCCTCACCTACCTGCGCTTCGTGGACGTCAACCGGCTGCTCTACAACTTCCGCGCCAACCACGGCCTCTCCACGGCCGGCGCCGCGCCGACCGGCGGCTGGGATGCTCCGACGTTCCCCTTCCGCACCCACATGCAGGGGCACTTCCTGACCGCCTGGGCCCACGCCTGGGCGGTGCTGGGCGACACCACCTGCCGGGACAAGGCCAACCAGATGGTGGCCGAGCTGGCGAAGTGCCAGGCCAACAACGCGGCCGTCGGCTTCACCGCCGGCTACCTGTCCGGCTTCCCGGAGTCCGACTTCACCGCCCTGGAGGCGCGGACGCTGAGCAACGGCAACGTGCCCTACTACTGCCTCCACAAGACCCTCGCCGGGCTGCTCGACGTCTGGCGTCTCGTCGGCAACACCCAGGCCCGCGACGTGCTGCTGGCCCTCGCCGGCTGGGTCGACTGGCGTACCGGCCGACTCACCGCCGCACAGACGCAGGCGATGCTCGGCACCGAGTTCGGCGGCATGAACGCCGTCCTGACCGACCTCTACCAGCAGACCGGCACCGCCCGCTGGTTGACCGTGGCCCAGCGGTTCGACCACAACGCCGTGTTCAACCCGCTGGCGGCCAACACCGACCAGCTCAACGGGCTGCACGCCAACACGCAGGTACCCAAGTGGATCGGCGCGGCCCGGGAGTACAAGGCCACCGGGACCACCCGCTACCGGGACATCGCCAGCAACGCCTGGACCATGACCGTCAACGCGCACACCTACGTGATCGGCGGCAACAGCCAGGCCGAGCACTTCCGGGCGCCCCACGCCATCGCGGGCTACCTGCGCGCCGACACCTGCGAGGCGTGCAACACGTACAACATGCTCAAGCTGACCCGGGAGCTGTGGCTGCTGGACCCGAGCCGCGCGGCCTACTTCGACTTCTACGAGCGGGCGCTGCTCAACCACATGATCGGCCAGCAGAACCCGGCCGACAGCCACGGTCACGTCACCTACTTCACGCCGCTGCACCCGGGCGGCCGGCGCGGCGTCGGCCCGGCGTGGGGCGGTGGCACCTGGAGCACCGACTACAACTCCTTCTGGTGCTGCCAGGGCACCGGCCTGGAGACCAACACCACGCTGATGGACTCGATCTACTTCCACAACGGCACCACCCTGACGGTCAACCTGTTCATGCCGTCGGTGCTGACCTGGTCGCAGCGGGGCATCACCGTCACCCAGAGCACCACCTACCCGGTCAGCGACACCACCACGCTGACCGTCACCGGCTCGGTGGGCGGATCGTGGACGATGCGGATCCGGATCCCCGCCTGGACGAGCGGGGCCACGGTCAGCGTCAACGGCACACCGCAGACCATCGCCACGACACCGGGCAGCTACGCCAGCCTCACCCGCTCGTGGACCTCCGGCGACGTGGTCACGGTCCGGCTGCCGATGCGGGTCGTCCTGGCCGCCGCGAACGACAACGCCGCGGTGCAGGCGGTCACGTACGGCCCGGTGGTGCTCTCCGGGAACTACGGCAACACCAGCCTGAGCGGGCTGCCCACGTTGAACACCGCGTCGATCACCCGCACCAGCGGCAGCGCCCTGACGTTCACCGCGGTCGCCAACGGCGCCACCGTCAACCTCGGGCCCTTCTACGACGCCCACGGGCACAACTACACGGTCTACTGGAGCGGCGGGGGCGGCGGCGGCAACGACGCGACCTTCCGCCTCGCCAACGCCGCCAGTGGCCTGGTGCTCGGCATCCGGGACATGTCCACCGCCGACGGCGGGCTCGCCCTCCAGTGGGCCGACAGCGGCACCGCGGACCACGACTGGCAGCTCCTCGTCGACGCCTCGACCGTGCGGCTGCGCAACGCGCACAGCGGCAAGGTCCTCGGGGTGGAGAACATGTCCACCGCCGACGACGCGCGCGTCCTCCAGTGGACCGACAACGGCACCGCCGACCACAACTGGGCGATCGTCGACGTGGGCGACGGCACGCACAAGCTGCGCAACGCGCACACCGGCAAACTGCTGGCGATCTCGGGCGGTTCGACGAGTCAGGGCGCCCAGGCCGTGCAGGACCAGGACAACGGCGGACTGGACAACCAGTGGCGGTTCCTTCCCAACGGCGCCCGCCGCATCCAGAACCTCGCCAGTGGTCTCGTCCTGGGCGTGCAGAACATGTCGACCGCCGACGGCGGCCTGGTCATCCAGTGGGGCGACAGCGGCACCGCCGACCACCTGTGGACGGCGGTGGTCGACACCGGCGGGTACCTGCGGCTGCGCAACTCGCACAGCGGAAAGGTGCTCGGCGTGGAGGGCGGCGCGACCACCGCCGGTGCCCGGATCCTCCAGTGGACCGACAACGGCGCCGCCGACCAGCGCTGGCGGCTGCGGTACGGCGGCGGCGGCTACTTCCGCGTCCAGTGCGCCAACGGCGGCCGCGTCCTCGGGGTCAGCGGCGGCTCCGGCAGCCAGGGGGCGCAGGTCGTGCTCGGCAACGACAGCGGCGCGGCCGACCAGCGGTGGCGGTTCGTCTGA
- a CDS encoding family 43 glycosylhydrolase: protein MLRLPDHWVWDSWYVRDDDGRWHAFFLRASRALHDPDRRHLRATIGHAVSTDLRTWELTADALVPADSPAFDDLATWTGCTVRGPDGRWYLYYTGVSRAEDGLVQRIGLAVSDDLVTWHRHGTGPLVEADPTWYELLDRDAWYEQAWRDPWVFPDPDGDGWHMLVTARAKHGPARERGVVGHATSPDLLSWTVRPPLSTPAGFGHLEVPQVAVVDGQSVLLFCTNAIADPGRGDHTVWVAPAPSVRGPWDIAAARPAGHPHLYAPRLVEDGDRGWAMLGFVDRVDGAFVGELSDPVPFHLPAFDAAVR, encoded by the coding sequence ATGCTGCGACTTCCGGACCACTGGGTGTGGGACAGCTGGTACGTCAGGGACGACGACGGCCGGTGGCACGCGTTCTTCCTGCGCGCCTCACGAGCCCTGCACGACCCGGACCGCCGGCACCTGCGGGCGACCATCGGCCACGCCGTCTCGACCGACCTGCGCACCTGGGAGCTGACCGCCGACGCGCTGGTGCCGGCCGACTCCCCCGCCTTCGACGACCTGGCCACCTGGACCGGCTGCACGGTGCGCGGACCGGACGGGCGCTGGTACCTGTACTACACGGGCGTCTCACGAGCCGAGGACGGCCTCGTCCAGCGCATCGGCCTGGCCGTCTCCGACGACCTGGTCACCTGGCACCGACACGGGACCGGTCCGCTCGTGGAGGCCGATCCGACCTGGTACGAACTGCTCGATCGCGACGCGTGGTACGAACAGGCCTGGCGGGACCCCTGGGTCTTCCCGGACCCGGACGGCGACGGCTGGCACATGCTCGTCACCGCGCGCGCGAAGCACGGACCGGCGCGGGAGCGCGGCGTCGTCGGCCACGCCACCTCGCCGGACCTCCTCAGTTGGACGGTGCGGCCACCGCTGTCCACGCCTGCCGGATTCGGTCACCTGGAGGTCCCCCAGGTCGCGGTCGTCGACGGTCAGTCGGTCCTGCTGTTCTGCACCAACGCCATCGCCGATCCCGGCCGGGGCGACCACACCGTGTGGGTGGCGCCCGCGCCGTCCGTACGCGGCCCCTGGGACATCGCCGCCGCCCGCCCGGCCGGCCACCCCCACCTCTACGCGCCGCGGCTGGTCGAGGACGGTGACCGGGGCTGGGCCATGCTCGGCTTCGTCGACCGGGTCGACGGCGCCTTCGTCGGCGAGCTCAGCGATCCGGTTCCGTTCCACCTTCCGGCGTTCGACGCGGCGGTCCGCTAG